The sequence CGAGGAAACATCGGAGCGCGGCCCGGACGCAATGGCTCGCAACGTCGCGGGTGGGCGGGAAGGGCGCGTCTTTACCCGGCCCTCTGTCCAGCCGCTGCGCGATAGGCGGTCGCCAGCTTGCGGACCGCGGTCTCGATCTCGGCCGGCGTGTAGGCGGCAAAGCCCATCAGGACCCCCGTTTCGGGTTTGCCGAGGGCATGCAGGGCGGACAGTCCCAGAAGCTCGATCCCGACACGCCGCGCCGCGCCGATGGCGGCGCGTTCCGACAGGGCGCCAGTCAGGGCGCAGGGCATCTGCAATCCGCCGATGGGGACGCGCGGCTCGATGAACTCAGCCAGATGCGTGCGCACAAGGCGCGCCAGAACCTCGAGCCGTTCGGCATAGATGCCGCGCATGGTGCGCACATGGGCGCCGAAATGCCCGCCTTCCATGAAACGGGCCAGCGTCAGCTGCGGCAGCGGCGCGGAATGCCCGTCGAGCAGCGTGCGCGCCACCGTCATCGGCGTCACCAGCTGCGGCGGCAGCACGACATAGCCAATCCGCAGGCCCGGAAAGAGCGACTTGGTGAAGGTGCCGATATAGATGGTGCGCTCGTGCGGATCGAGCCCCTGCACGCAGGCGGTCGGCTTGCCGGCATAGCGGAACTCGCTGTCGTAATCGTCCTCGATGATCCACGCCCGGTGCCGGGCGGCCCACTCGATCAGCGCCAGGCGGCGGTCCAGCGCCAGCGTCGCGCCGGTCGGGAACTGATGGGACGGCGTCAGGAACACCGCCTTGACCTCGCGCGGCTCGGCCGTGATCTGCTCGACGGCAATGCCCTGCCGGTCGACGCGAACGGGCACGCAGTCGAGCCCCGCCGCGTCGAACGCCTTGCGCGCACCGTAATAGGCCGGGTCCTCGATGAAGATGCGGTCGCCGGGATCGAGCAGCATGGTGGCGCATAGCGACATGGCCTGCTGCGAGCTGGTGAGGACCAGTACCCGCTCGGCGGTGGCGCGCGCCCCGCGCTCCAGGTTCACATAGTCGGCGATGGCTCGGCGCAGCGGCTCGCACCCTTGCGGATCGCCATGGGCCAGGGCCTGCGTCCGGGCCTCCTTGACCACCTGCCGCTCCAGCCGCTCCCACAGCGCCAGGGGAAAGGTGCGGGTTTCCGGCACGCCGGGCGCGAAGGGGCGCGGGACCAGCATCTCGCGCACTCCGCCGCCGCGGAACATGGCAGCCCCGCGCTGGCTGAGGTTCGGCGCCCGCTGGCGTGCGCGCGCGTCGCGGCGGGACTGGCTGTGCCCGGGCGTGAACTCGCTCATCTGCGAGACGAAGCTGCCGCTGCCGACCCGGCGGTCGATGAAACCCTCCGCATGCAGCCGCCCGTAGGCCGCCTCCACCGTGTCGCGCGACACACCGAGCGAGGCGGCAAGCGCCCGAGAGGCCGGCAGCGGCTTGCCCGGACCCAGCGCGCCATCGACGATCAGTTGGCGGATCGCCCGCTGGATCCGCGCATGAAGCGGCATCGCCGCATGGGCGGGGTGGGCGATCCATGCCTTCACCGATTCCAGTTGGGAGTGCTTGAACAAATGGTCTGGTCCATTCGCGAAAAGTGGCGGGGTGTATCAGGCCATTGACCGGATATTTGTCAAGCCGGCCCGTCGGCCGCCCGTCCCAACGTCCGGAGACCATTGCAGATCATGTCGTCCCGCATCTCCCCGTCCTCCCTCCGTCTCAGCGATCTGACGCATCCGGTCGTGGCGGGCCTGATCTCCGTCATCGTCAACTATGGCGGCACGTTCATCCTGGTGTTCCAGGCCGCCAAGGTCGCGGGGCTGAGCCCCGAACTGACGGCCTCCTGGGTCTGGTCGGTCTCCATCGGCGTCGGCCTGACGGGGCTTTTCCTGAGCTGGCGCTACCGCGAGCC comes from Stappia sp. 28M-7 and encodes:
- a CDS encoding PLP-dependent aminotransferase family protein, which codes for MFKHSQLESVKAWIAHPAHAAMPLHARIQRAIRQLIVDGALGPGKPLPASRALAASLGVSRDTVEAAYGRLHAEGFIDRRVGSGSFVSQMSEFTPGHSQSRRDARARQRAPNLSQRGAAMFRGGGVREMLVPRPFAPGVPETRTFPLALWERLERQVVKEARTQALAHGDPQGCEPLRRAIADYVNLERGARATAERVLVLTSSQQAMSLCATMLLDPGDRIFIEDPAYYGARKAFDAAGLDCVPVRVDRQGIAVEQITAEPREVKAVFLTPSHQFPTGATLALDRRLALIEWAARHRAWIIEDDYDSEFRYAGKPTACVQGLDPHERTIYIGTFTKSLFPGLRIGYVVLPPQLVTPMTVARTLLDGHSAPLPQLTLARFMEGGHFGAHVRTMRGIYAERLEVLARLVRTHLAEFIEPRVPIGGLQMPCALTGALSERAAIGAARRVGIELLGLSALHALGKPETGVLMGFAAYTPAEIETAVRKLATAYRAAAGQRAG